CCTTTTTTATGGATCGGGGTGGAGTGGCTTAGAGCCTGGGGGCCGCTTGGCGTATCGATCGGCGCGGTTGGCTACTCGCAGAGCCCGTTCCTTCCGATTTTACAGGTAGCGAGCATTGCCCAGGTTTACGGGGTCAGCTTTTTAGTTGTCCTGGCTAACGCGGCTATGACCCAATTGATCCTTGAACCGCGGCGGCGCACTTTGCCGACACTAGCGGTCTTGGTGATCGTGGCGGCTCTGGCTTGGGGGGGGGTGGTACTGCAGCAGCCGGTAGCCAACGAAAAGGCAAAGACCTTGACTGTCGCGCTGGTCCAATCGAACGTCGACCAATTTGACCGGATGAACCCCCGACTGATCGATATAAATTACGAATTGCATGATGCCATGAGCCGGCAGGCGGCTGAAAAAGCAGACCTGATAGTCTGGCCGGAGACTGCAGTCTTTACATATATTGCTCAAAACAGTCTTTATTTTCCCAGACTGCAAAAATTAGCGGCAGAGACCGGGGCCTATCTGGCGGTCGGGACCGCTTACAATGGAGAGCGGAACCGGGCCTATAATTCGATAGTGACGATCTCGCCAAGCGGCGAGATCTTATCTTTCTACGGCAAAGAGGAACTGGTCCCATTTGGGGAATATCTTCCTCTACGGCCGATCTTGTATCCATTTCTAAAGTCGACCGGATATTTCAATTCTGAATTCAGCTCTGATACAAGGATCAGTCCGCTGGTTATCGGGAGTATTGAAGCGGCCGGAGCGGTCTGTTTTGAATCAACAGCCCCGGCATTGATCAAAAAACGGGTCAACCGTAATACTGCTTTTATTTTGACGGTGACCAACGATGCCTGGTTTGGCGATTCCGCCGCTCCATACCTGCACTGGCAGACCGGGGTTTTCCGGGCGGTCGAGAACCGGCGTTATTTTGTCCAGCTGGGGAACACCGGATTTTCCGGGTTAGTTGATCCCTATGGTCGGGTAATTAAACAAAGTGAATTGAACAAGCGGGAAGTAGTGGTCGTTAAAATCCCAGTTCGCTAAGGACGGTCGAGATCGGTTCGGCCTGGTTCATGACGAAGAAGTGGAAGTAGTTGACCCCGCCAATAATTAATTCCCTGGTCTGTTCCAGCGTCCATTCGGTGCTGATCCGCTTGATCGCGTCGGGATTTTCCGCGTTCTTTTCGATCTTCTCCAACAATTCTTTCGGGATAGTCGCGCCGCATTTTTCGGTCAGGGTCTTGATCTGCCTGGCCGAGGTGATCATCATCTGCCCCGGGATGATCGGGACCTTGATCCCGGCAGAGCGGCATTGATCGACAAAATAAAAATAGGCCTGGTTGTTAAAGAATAATTGAGTGATGATATACTCGGCCCCGGCGTCGATCTTTTTCTTTAAGTTGGAGATATCATTTTTCATGGCGGTCGCCTCGGTGTGCTTTTCCGGATAGCCGGCGACCCCGATACAAAACTTCGGCTGTTCCGATTTAATGAACTCGACCAGCTCGGATGCATAGCGGAAACCGTTCTTGGGAGGGGTGAACTTGGTTTCGCCGGTTGGTGGATCACCCCGCAGGGCGAGGATATTTTCAATACCCAGCTTGGCCAGCTGTTTGAGTTGAGCGGAGAGGTCATTGCGCTCGGCCCCGACGCAGGTCAGGTGGGCTACCGGTTCGATCTTGAACTTCTTTTTGATCTGTTCCGCCCAGTAAAAGGTCTTGGCCCGGGTTGTTCCCATCGCCCCGTAGGTGACCGAAACAAAATCGGGGTTAAATTGACCAAGTTTTCCGATCGCGGCCAGGAGATGGGCTTCCCCTTCCGGGGTTTTTGGCGGGAAGAACTCAAAAGAGAGGGTCGGCCGGTCGGTCCGGTTCAGCGCTTTACTTGCCTTCATTAGTATTTTTCGCCCCTCTCCCTCTGGGAGAGGGGTTGGGGGTGAGGGTTTCCATTTCCTCTTTCTTGGGTTGAGCTTTAGCTAGCGGCCGCATATGCGGGAAAAAGATCACGTCACGGATTGAAGGGGAGTTGGTCAGGATCATGACCAGGCGGTCGATCCCGATACCGAGCCCGCCGGCCGGAGGCATCCCGTATTCCAGTGCTCTTAGGAAATCTTCGTCCATCGATTCGGCTTCTTCGTCCCCGGCCGCTTTAAGTTCCGCCTGTTTATTGAAGCGCTCCATCTGATCGATCGGGTCGTTGAGCTCGGAGAAGGCGTTGGCCAGCTCCATACCGGCAATGATCAGCTCAAAACGTTCAACTTTTCCTTCTTTAGA
This Candidatus Margulisiibacteriota bacterium DNA region includes the following protein-coding sequences:
- the metF gene encoding methylenetetrahydrofolate reductase [NAD(P)H], which produces MKASKALNRTDRPTLSFEFFPPKTPEGEAHLLAAIGKLGQFNPDFVSVTYGAMGTTRAKTFYWAEQIKKKFKIEPVAHLTCVGAERNDLSAQLKQLAKLGIENILALRGDPPTGETKFTPPKNGFRYASELVEFIKSEQPKFCIGVAGYPEKHTEATAMKNDISNLKKKIDAGAEYIITQLFFNNQAYFYFVDQCRSAGIKVPIIPGQMMITSARQIKTLTEKCGATIPKELLEKIEKNAENPDAIKRISTEWTLEQTRELIIGGVNYFHFFVMNQAEPISTVLSELGF
- the lnt gene encoding apolipoprotein N-acyltransferase, which produces MAAISGLLLAFAFPKLGYWWLAWGALIPFFLVLAGARKSRTAYRQTMVFGLIYFLGIFLSVTSLFRFGGYWIITGWLLLAIFQTLFLLIFAGAFIRLGKSFRFIAVPFLWIGVEWLRAWGPLGVSIGAVGYSQSPFLPILQVASIAQVYGVSFLVVLANAAMTQLILEPRRRTLPTLAVLVIVAALAWGGVVLQQPVANEKAKTLTVALVQSNVDQFDRMNPRLIDINYELHDAMSRQAAEKADLIVWPETAVFTYIAQNSLYFPRLQKLAAETGAYLAVGTAYNGERNRAYNSIVTISPSGEILSFYGKEELVPFGEYLPLRPILYPFLKSTGYFNSEFSSDTRISPLVIGSIEAAGAVCFESTAPALIKKRVNRNTAFILTVTNDAWFGDSAAPYLHWQTGVFRAVENRRYFVQLGNTGFSGLVDPYGRVIKQSELNKREVVVVKIPVR